One genomic window of Evansella cellulosilytica DSM 2522 includes the following:
- a CDS encoding GntR family transcriptional regulator, translating into MAKEKLESLHHKLKKQIIQNIQNGTYKSEDKLPTEMQLCNEYNVSRTTVRIALQQLVAEGRIYKIQGKGTFVSSSKIHQSLTTAKKGFTKQMIEQGYEPSTKVLVLDVIPADETVAGPLQIKENDPVTKLVRIRYANEDPLQYEIAYIPWGVAPGLSHDKKECENSLFQLLEKKYDVKIERTVEAIEPILSNKEISNYLNIKEGSPIFSLETTTYNTKQQVIEYSKAYFRGDRSKFVIERLYNEN; encoded by the coding sequence ATGGCTAAAGAAAAGTTGGAATCTTTACATCACAAACTAAAGAAACAAATCATTCAAAACATCCAAAATGGAACATATAAATCTGAGGACAAACTACCTACTGAAATGCAACTGTGTAACGAATATAATGTTAGTCGAACAACAGTAAGGATTGCTTTACAGCAATTAGTAGCTGAAGGTCGCATTTATAAAATTCAAGGAAAAGGTACTTTTGTATCAAGCTCAAAAATACATCAATCGCTTACTACTGCGAAAAAAGGATTTACTAAACAAATGATCGAGCAAGGATACGAACCAAGCACTAAAGTACTTGTACTTGATGTCATTCCTGCAGATGAAACAGTAGCAGGTCCGCTACAAATAAAAGAAAACGATCCAGTGACAAAACTTGTAAGAATTCGTTATGCTAACGAAGATCCGTTACAATATGAAATAGCCTATATTCCTTGGGGGGTAGCTCCTGGTTTAAGTCATGATAAAAAGGAATGCGAAAATTCCCTTTTTCAATTATTAGAAAAAAAATACGATGTAAAAATTGAACGAACTGTAGAAGCAATAGAACCAATTTTAAGCAACAAAGAAATCAGTAACTACTTAAATATTAAAGAGGGTTCACCAATTTTTTCATTAGAAACAACTACATATAATACGAAACAGCAAGTAATCGAATATTCTAAGGCATACTTTCGTGGGGACCGTTCAAAGTTTGTTATAGAGAGATTATACAACGAAAATTAA
- a CDS encoding 6-phospho-beta-glucosidase, which translates to MKGNSLKIAVIGGGSSYTPELIEGFIKNYNELPVKELYLVDIPEGEEKLNIVGSLAKRMLEEADVPIELHLTTDRKKAIKGADFVTTQIRVGMLDARARDEQIPLKYNRIGQETTGAGGFAKAIRTIPVILDICKEIEELAPDAFLLNFTNPAGIVTEAVLKHSNVKTIGLCNLPIGTQMQVASWFDVKPSDVSLEMVGINHLNWTTKVEVNGVNVTHDVLTRANNSGLHVKNIPDLGWEPQLLKSINALPCAYHRYYYMPEQMLKEQIEKSKTEGTRADVVKEVENDLFEKYKDPNLKVKPKELEKRGGAYYSEAAVQLICSIYNNKKDTQIVNVRNNGLIKQLPDDVSIEVNCVIDRNGAHPIQIETELSPHIRGLLQVVKAYEELTVTAAVKGDYGIALQALITHPLVADSDVAKKILDDILRENRHYLPQFV; encoded by the coding sequence ATGAAGGGAAATAGTTTAAAGATTGCCGTTATAGGAGGAGGTTCTTCTTATACACCAGAGTTAATCGAAGGGTTTATAAAGAACTATAATGAGCTACCAGTGAAAGAATTGTACTTAGTAGACATTCCCGAAGGAGAAGAGAAATTAAACATCGTCGGCAGTTTAGCTAAAAGAATGCTGGAGGAAGCAGACGTACCGATTGAACTCCATTTAACTACAGATCGTAAAAAGGCAATAAAAGGTGCAGACTTCGTAACCACACAAATTCGTGTCGGTATGTTAGATGCTAGAGCACGTGATGAACAAATACCTTTAAAATACAACCGTATAGGACAAGAAACAACTGGTGCTGGTGGCTTCGCTAAAGCAATTAGAACGATTCCAGTAATATTAGACATTTGCAAGGAAATCGAGGAATTAGCACCTGATGCATTTTTGCTAAACTTTACGAATCCGGCTGGCATTGTTACGGAGGCAGTGTTAAAACACTCTAACGTAAAAACGATAGGGCTTTGCAACTTACCTATTGGCACTCAAATGCAAGTAGCAAGCTGGTTCGATGTAAAGCCATCAGACGTGTCATTAGAAATGGTAGGAATCAATCATCTAAATTGGACGACAAAGGTAGAAGTGAATGGTGTCAATGTCACGCATGATGTACTGACAAGAGCGAATAATAGTGGCCTTCATGTAAAGAATATTCCTGATTTAGGGTGGGAACCACAATTATTAAAGTCTATAAACGCTTTACCTTGTGCCTATCACCGCTATTATTACATGCCAGAGCAAATGTTAAAGGAGCAAATAGAAAAATCTAAAACAGAGGGCACGAGAGCAGACGTTGTAAAAGAGGTCGAGAATGATTTATTTGAAAAATATAAAGATCCAAATTTAAAAGTGAAACCAAAGGAATTGGAGAAACGAGGCGGAGCATATTACTCTGAGGCAGCAGTTCAGCTTATTTGCTCTATTTACAATAATAAAAAAGATACTCAAATAGTTAATGTTCGAAATAATGGATTGATCAAACAGTTGCCAGATGATGTTTCCATTGAAGTGAATTGTGTGATAGATCGTAACGGAGCACATCCTATCCAAATTGAAACCGAATTATCTCCGCATATACGAGGCTTATTACAAGTTGTGAAGGCTTATGAGGAATTAACGGTTACTGCTGCAGTTAAAGGAGATTATGGCATTGCCTTACAAGCTTTAATAACACACCCATTAGTAGCAGATTCAGACGTTGCTAAAAAAATACTAGATGACATTCTTCGTGAAAACCGTCATTATTTACCTCAATTTGTATAA
- a CDS encoding N-acetylglucosamine kinase, producing the protein MMYVMGIDGGGTKTYAVITDQSGTFIAEGIAGGGNHQSVGMDKALTEIRKAIEMALNNAKLKYSDITFVQYGLSGADRQKDFDIILPALKRLPFKEWDVVCDTMEGLRIGSDDYTGVVLVCGTGTNAAGRNKKGETIQTGGFGYFFGDFSGGGQIATEAFRRTIRSWELREQPSVLTNKVPQYLGFESVEELFHSYLDDDIYHVPAGLAKIVHEVAEEGDALANDILAESGKELGIAALSVIKRLQMVKENGNIPIVLVGSIVQKGRNNTLLRSLKETLETELTNYNIVIPNIEPVYGAIMLAMDHLRIPVTEEMKQKFEKYGGYSHEGK; encoded by the coding sequence ATGATGTATGTAATGGGGATTGATGGTGGAGGCACGAAAACGTACGCGGTAATCACTGACCAATCTGGTACCTTCATAGCAGAAGGCATAGCTGGAGGTGGTAATCATCAAAGTGTTGGAATGGATAAAGCTTTAACAGAAATAAGAAAAGCTATTGAAATGGCCTTAAATAATGCAAAGCTTAAATACAGTGATATTACATTTGTCCAGTATGGATTATCTGGTGCTGATCGACAAAAGGATTTTGACATTATTCTCCCGGCTTTAAAGCGTCTTCCTTTTAAAGAGTGGGATGTTGTTTGTGACACGATGGAGGGACTTCGTATAGGAAGTGACGACTACACAGGTGTCGTTTTAGTATGTGGAACGGGGACAAATGCTGCAGGGAGAAATAAGAAGGGTGAGACTATTCAAACTGGAGGGTTTGGCTATTTTTTCGGAGACTTCTCTGGTGGTGGGCAAATTGCAACAGAAGCATTTAGAAGAACAATTCGTTCTTGGGAGCTTCGAGAGCAACCATCTGTGCTAACTAATAAAGTACCGCAATACTTGGGCTTTGAATCAGTGGAAGAGTTGTTTCACAGCTATTTAGACGATGACATATATCATGTCCCTGCTGGACTTGCAAAAATTGTCCATGAAGTTGCCGAAGAAGGAGACGCATTGGCAAATGATATTTTAGCCGAATCAGGAAAAGAATTAGGAATTGCCGCATTATCCGTAATAAAGCGATTACAAATGGTTAAAGAAAATGGTAATATCCCGATCGTGCTTGTAGGAAGTATTGTTCAAAAAGGGAGGAACAACACGCTATTACGTTCATTAAAAGAAACGTTAGAAACAGAACTTACTAATTACAATATTGTTATACCAAACATTGAGCCTGTATATGGAGCGATTATGCTTGCGATGGATCATTTACGTATTCCTGTTACTGAAGAAATGAAACAGAAATTTGAAAAATATGGGGGATATTCACATGAAGGGAAATAG
- the guaC gene encoding GMP reductase — protein MDNVFDYEDIQLIPAKSVVNSRSECDTTVTFGGHTFQLPVVPANMQTIIDEKIAIYLAENGYFYIMHRFQPEKRVSFIKDMKERGLIASISVGVKEEEYDFIAQLASENLIPEFITIDIAHGHSNAVIEMIQHIKKHIPKSFVIAGNVGTPEAVRELENAGADATKVGIGPGKVCITKIKTGFGTGGWQLAALRWCAKAASKPIIADGGIRTHGDIAKSVRFGASMVMIGSLFAGHEESPGETVEKDGKLCKEYFGSASEFQKGEKKNVEGKKMYVEHKGSLKDTLEEMKQDLQSSISYAGGRKLDAIRNVDYVIVKNSIFNGDKVY, from the coding sequence ATGGACAACGTGTTCGATTACGAAGATATTCAATTAATTCCTGCTAAAAGTGTTGTAAATAGTAGATCAGAGTGTGATACAACGGTCACTTTTGGAGGGCATACTTTCCAATTGCCTGTTGTGCCTGCTAATATGCAGACAATTATAGATGAAAAAATTGCAATTTACCTTGCTGAAAACGGTTATTTTTATATCATGCACCGTTTTCAACCTGAGAAACGTGTTTCCTTTATTAAGGATATGAAAGAACGTGGCCTTATCGCTTCAATTAGTGTTGGAGTAAAAGAAGAAGAATATGATTTCATTGCGCAATTAGCATCAGAAAATTTAATCCCTGAATTCATCACTATTGATATTGCTCACGGACATTCTAATGCAGTAATCGAGATGATTCAGCATATAAAAAAACATATTCCTAAAAGCTTTGTCATTGCTGGGAACGTCGGTACACCAGAAGCTGTAAGAGAATTAGAAAATGCTGGAGCTGATGCTACTAAAGTTGGAATTGGACCAGGTAAAGTATGTATTACGAAAATTAAAACTGGTTTCGGAACAGGTGGCTGGCAATTAGCTGCCCTTCGTTGGTGTGCAAAAGCTGCTAGTAAGCCAATTATTGCTGACGGCGGTATTCGTACTCACGGTGATATTGCAAAGTCCGTTCGTTTTGGTGCATCGATGGTTATGATTGGCTCTCTATTTGCTGGTCACGAAGAATCACCAGGTGAAACCGTCGAAAAAGACGGTAAGCTTTGTAAAGAATATTTCGGCTCAGCCTCTGAGTTTCAAAAAGGCGAGAAGAAAAATGTAGAAGGTAAAAAAATGTATGTTGAGCATAAAGGCTCACTAAAAGATACGTTAGAAGAAATGAAGCAAGACCTACAATCCTCTATCTCTTATGCAGGTGGAAGAAAATTAGATGCAATTCGTAATGTCGATTATGTTATAGTTAAAAACTCTATCTTTAATGGTGATAAAGTTTATTAA
- a CDS encoding DNA topoisomerase III encodes MKKSVVIAEKPSVARDIARVLKCNKKGNGFIEGDKYIITWALGHLVTLADPEAYDQKYKSWKIEDLPMIPNHLKLVVIKKTSKQFHAVKSQLHRSDVGDIIIATDAGREGELVARWIIEKAKISKPTKRLWISSVTDKAIKEGFQQLKNAKAYENLYESAVARSEADWYIGLNATRALTCKYNAQLSSGRVQTPTLAIISQREEEIRSFRPKAFYGITAKTEENLSLSWQDKRSKDFRSFSKDNITNILSNIKGNNATVVEVSKKNKKNFAPQLYDLTELQRDANKAFHYSAKETLSIMQRLYEQHKVLTYPRTDSRYISDDIVDTLKDRVIACGKSYSEYSKLANKIVQKPLQANKSFVDNTKVSDHHAIIPTEEVANIAMFSDKERKIYDLVVKRFLAVLSPPFEYEQTTIVAEIASETFIARGKKVNSLGWKEVYGNVIEDEESDDVKEQVIPQIVKGDTLTITKVSQTEGETKPPARFNEATLLSAMENPAKYIVGETKELAKTLEKTGGLGTVATRADIIEKLFNSFLIEKKEKDIHLTSKGKQLLDLVPSDLKSPALTGEWEQKLEAIAKGNLKKNDFINDMKEYAKTVVHEIKNSDKKFKHNNMTGTKCPECGKNMLEVNSKKGKMHICQDRECGHRKNISKVTNARCPKCKKKLELRGQGEGQVFACKCGHKEKLATFNERKKKEKNTKLSKREVNNFMKKQNKQQDDEPFNPALADALAKLKLK; translated from the coding sequence ATGAAAAAAAGTGTAGTGATTGCTGAAAAGCCTTCTGTTGCTCGTGATATCGCACGCGTATTGAAGTGTAATAAAAAAGGAAATGGTTTTATAGAAGGAGATAAATATATTATTACTTGGGCACTCGGACATTTAGTAACATTAGCTGATCCAGAGGCGTATGATCAAAAATACAAGTCATGGAAGATTGAAGACTTACCGATGATTCCGAACCATTTAAAGCTAGTCGTTATAAAAAAAACGAGCAAACAATTCCATGCAGTAAAGAGTCAATTGCACCGCTCAGATGTTGGTGACATCATTATTGCTACAGACGCTGGGCGTGAAGGTGAGTTAGTTGCTAGATGGATTATCGAAAAGGCAAAGATTAGTAAGCCGACAAAACGTCTTTGGATTTCGTCGGTAACAGATAAAGCGATTAAAGAAGGATTTCAACAATTGAAAAATGCGAAGGCGTACGAAAACCTTTACGAATCTGCCGTTGCTCGTTCCGAGGCAGATTGGTATATCGGATTGAATGCAACGAGAGCATTGACGTGTAAGTATAATGCTCAGCTATCTAGTGGACGTGTTCAAACACCAACTTTAGCCATAATTTCTCAACGTGAAGAGGAGATTAGAAGCTTTCGGCCAAAAGCTTTTTATGGAATAACAGCAAAAACTGAAGAAAACTTAAGTCTCTCTTGGCAAGATAAACGTTCGAAAGACTTCCGTTCTTTTTCAAAGGACAATATCACTAACATACTATCAAATATAAAGGGAAATAATGCAACAGTAGTGGAAGTATCGAAAAAAAATAAGAAAAACTTCGCACCGCAACTATATGATCTTACTGAATTACAACGCGATGCAAATAAAGCATTTCATTATTCTGCAAAGGAAACGTTATCGATTATGCAAAGGCTGTACGAGCAGCATAAGGTGCTAACATATCCACGAACCGATTCACGATATATATCTGATGATATTGTTGACACATTGAAAGACAGAGTAATTGCTTGTGGCAAGAGCTATAGTGAATACTCAAAGTTAGCAAATAAAATCGTTCAAAAGCCATTGCAAGCGAACAAGTCTTTTGTTGATAACACGAAAGTATCCGATCACCATGCGATTATCCCTACTGAAGAAGTCGCGAACATCGCGATGTTTTCAGATAAAGAAAGAAAAATTTACGATTTAGTTGTGAAACGCTTTTTAGCTGTTCTCTCTCCTCCGTTTGAGTACGAGCAAACAACGATAGTTGCTGAAATTGCTAGTGAAACATTTATTGCCCGCGGTAAAAAAGTAAATTCACTCGGTTGGAAAGAAGTTTACGGAAATGTGATTGAAGATGAGGAAAGTGATGATGTAAAAGAACAGGTGATACCTCAGATTGTAAAGGGCGATACACTTACGATTACAAAAGTCTCCCAAACAGAGGGCGAAACGAAACCACCTGCCCGCTTTAATGAAGCAACTTTGCTTTCAGCAATGGAAAATCCTGCGAAATATATCGTTGGTGAAACGAAGGAACTAGCAAAAACGTTAGAAAAAACAGGAGGATTAGGTACAGTAGCCACACGTGCTGATATTATCGAAAAGCTGTTTAATAGCTTTCTTATAGAAAAAAAAGAGAAAGATATCCACCTCACTTCTAAAGGGAAACAATTGCTTGATTTAGTGCCATCTGATTTGAAATCACCTGCATTAACAGGGGAATGGGAACAAAAGCTAGAAGCCATTGCAAAAGGTAATCTAAAAAAGAACGACTTTATTAATGACATGAAAGAATACGCTAAAACTGTAGTTCATGAAATAAAAAATAGTGATAAAAAGTTCAAGCATAATAACATGACTGGTACGAAATGTCCTGAGTGCGGAAAGAATATGCTTGAGGTGAACAGTAAAAAAGGAAAAATGCACATCTGTCAAGACCGTGAGTGTGGTCACCGTAAAAACATATCTAAAGTGACAAATGCCCGTTGTCCGAAATGTAAGAAAAAATTAGAGCTTCGTGGTCAAGGGGAAGGGCAAGTATTTGCTTGTAAATGTGGTCATAAAGAAAAGCTTGCTACATTTAATGAACGGAAGAAAAAAGAAAAAAATACGAAGCTATCAAAACGAGAAGTAAATAACTTTATGAAGAAACAAAATAAGCAACAAGATGATGAGCCGTTTAACCCCGCACTGGCAGATGCATTAGCAAAATTAAAACTAAAATAA
- a CDS encoding sulfite exporter TauE/SafE family protein, translated as MIVEWGFIFIIILIGGFVQGASGFGFGLVAMGFLPLILTLKDSTLIVITLLLISALSIIFKIYQYIDGKGLLVILIPAIFGRIAAFFVLSTYGEMDILKTYLGLFLIGMVFYLLLNSRKAAPTTPMKPYVPVVLGLLGGFIGGVFAVGGPFFVFYFLLRYKEKHKYNANMQATVVVTSLLTLVLHGMNGDFHSAMAIYFFIGTIAVYIGTMVGLRWFEKLPSSLIKRFAIVLVAIAAINLIFSS; from the coding sequence ATGATAGTAGAATGGGGCTTTATATTTATCATCATTTTAATCGGAGGATTTGTACAGGGGGCTAGTGGCTTTGGCTTTGGACTAGTAGCAATGGGCTTTTTGCCACTTATTCTTACGTTAAAGGATAGTACTTTAATAGTGATTACTCTCCTATTAATTTCTGCGTTAAGTATTATTTTTAAAATATATCAATATATTGATGGAAAAGGTTTACTCGTTATTTTGATACCGGCTATTTTCGGAAGAATCGCCGCTTTTTTTGTTTTAAGTACATATGGGGAAATGGATATATTAAAAACATATTTAGGGTTGTTTCTAATTGGAATGGTTTTTTATTTACTATTAAATAGCCGAAAAGCGGCACCTACTACTCCAATGAAGCCGTATGTTCCGGTAGTTTTAGGGTTGCTCGGTGGATTTATTGGAGGCGTTTTTGCTGTAGGAGGTCCTTTCTTTGTTTTTTATTTTTTACTACGCTATAAAGAAAAACACAAATATAATGCCAATATGCAAGCAACTGTCGTTGTAACGAGCCTTTTAACATTAGTATTACATGGCATGAATGGTGACTTTCATTCAGCGATGGCAATATACTTTTTTATTGGGACTATCGCAGTTTACATCGGTACAATGGTTGGGCTTAGGTGGTTCGAAAAACTTCCTAGCAGCTTAATTAAAAGATTTGCGATAGTGCTCGTCGCGATTGCGGCTATTAATTTGATTTTTTCTAGCTAA
- a CDS encoding ribonuclease J — protein sequence MSKQENTLSIFALGGLNEIGKNMYAIQYEDDIIIIDCGNKFPDESLLGIDLIIPDMSYLQENKEKVRALIVTHGHEDHIGGIPFFLKKLNVPVFATRFTLGLIELKLREHKILRESELKEITSASELTFGKVSVDFFKVTHSIPDCLGMVFRTPEGNVVHTGDFKFDYTPAKNEHADIHKLAEIGKEGVLLLLSESTNAERPGATPSEQMVGEHVDEAFMKAQQKVILSTFASNVSRVQQVVDAARKTNRKLALLGRSMVNVVEVAMERGYLQVPEGMIIDQNQINDLPPERVAILCTGSQGEPMAALSRLSTGNFRGVEVLPGDTVILAAGPIPGNERNVTRIVDNLFTIGANVIYGSGSSSGMHVSGHGYQEDLKLMLTLMKPKYFIPIHGEMRMLQKHRLLAESIGVEEGNTFIINNGDVVDIKSGIARHTRKVTAGNTYVDGVGVGDVGDIVLRDRKQLSEDGMLIVVLTMSKSEKKLVTSPDTISRGFVYMRESEELLKDVNKLIEKTVNEVPESNKNEWGVIKQHVKKSIGQYLFSHTRKKPMILPIIIEI from the coding sequence GTGAGTAAACAAGAAAACACATTGTCCATTTTTGCCTTAGGTGGCTTAAACGAAATCGGAAAAAACATGTATGCAATTCAATATGAAGATGACATTATTATTATTGATTGTGGGAATAAATTTCCTGATGAAAGTTTGTTAGGCATTGATCTTATTATTCCTGACATGAGTTACTTGCAGGAAAATAAAGAAAAAGTACGAGCATTAATTGTCACTCACGGACATGAGGATCATATAGGTGGTATACCATTTTTCTTAAAAAAATTAAATGTTCCTGTATTTGCGACAAGGTTTACACTCGGTTTAATAGAGTTAAAGCTAAGAGAACATAAAATTTTGCGTGAATCTGAGCTGAAGGAAATAACGAGTGCATCAGAACTTACCTTTGGAAAAGTAAGCGTCGACTTTTTTAAAGTAACACATAGTATTCCAGATTGTTTAGGGATGGTATTTCGTACACCAGAAGGAAATGTCGTCCATACTGGTGACTTTAAATTTGACTACACACCTGCGAAAAACGAGCACGCAGATATTCATAAGCTAGCCGAAATAGGGAAGGAAGGTGTTTTACTTTTATTATCTGAAAGTACAAACGCTGAACGACCAGGAGCAACACCGTCAGAACAGATGGTTGGAGAGCATGTAGATGAAGCATTTATGAAGGCACAGCAAAAGGTAATCCTCTCCACATTTGCATCAAATGTGAGCCGGGTTCAGCAAGTAGTTGATGCAGCAAGAAAGACAAATCGTAAGCTTGCATTACTTGGTCGTAGTATGGTAAATGTTGTCGAGGTTGCAATGGAGCGAGGGTATTTGCAAGTTCCAGAAGGAATGATCATTGACCAAAATCAAATAAATGACCTTCCTCCTGAGAGGGTAGCGATATTGTGTACTGGTAGTCAAGGAGAACCAATGGCAGCATTATCACGTCTTTCTACTGGTAATTTTCGTGGAGTAGAGGTACTGCCAGGGGATACAGTCATATTAGCAGCTGGCCCTATTCCAGGTAACGAGCGGAATGTTACACGTATCGTCGATAACTTGTTTACGATAGGGGCCAACGTGATATATGGTTCAGGAAGTAGTTCAGGTATGCATGTTTCTGGTCACGGATATCAGGAAGATTTAAAGCTCATGCTTACGCTCATGAAACCTAAATATTTTATCCCGATACACGGAGAAATGAGAATGCTTCAAAAGCATCGACTATTAGCAGAGTCTATTGGTGTAGAAGAAGGAAACACTTTTATTATTAATAACGGCGATGTCGTTGATATCAAATCAGGCATAGCGAGGCATACACGGAAAGTGACTGCTGGTAATACGTATGTAGATGGTGTCGGGGTTGGAGATGTTGGAGATATCGTATTAAGAGACAGAAAACAACTCTCCGAGGACGGAATGCTAATCGTCGTTTTAACGATGAGTAAATCAGAGAAAAAACTCGTAACTAGTCCTGATACAATTTCTAGAGGGTTTGTGTATATGCGTGAATCAGAGGAACTGTTAAAGGACGTGAATAAGCTAATAGAAAAAACGGTCAATGAAGTTCCAGAATCAAATAAAAATGAGTGGGGAGTTATTAAACAGCACGTAAAAAAATCTATTGGTCAATATTTATTTTCGCATACGAGAAAGAAGCCGATGATTCTTCCAATTATCATTGAGATTTAA